Genomic window (Methanocaldococcus sp.):
TAATTTAAATTTTCAAAAATATCTGGATATATTTTCATTAACTCTAAAATCTTTCTTTCTGACCTATTTAATGGTCGTTCATTATATCTTTTTAATTTTTTTAATCTCTCTATATTTTCTTTAATAACGAATTCATTAAAATCATTGTTAAAAATTGAAATATAGGTTTTATCTTGTAAAATTTCAATATTCACTTTAAAGTCCCAATTTTTTAAATCAACTTTTAAATTTTTAAAATTGTCTAATATATACTTTCCAATAATATTTTCCAATTCTTCGCTTGTAAAATTATGTTGCCCTCTTCTATTACATCTAACTACAAAGGATTTGCCTTTTATAAATTCTTTTTTTTCATTTATTAATAAAGATACATTCTTTTTTATTTCTTCAATATCTGTTTGGCATTCTATCTTTAAAGGTATTAATCTAAGTAAAAATTTTAAATTGTCTTTATTTTCTTTAATATAATTTAAAAATTCGTAAGGATTATTAGAATAAGCTATTAATATCCCTCTAAATGGTGTCCAAGATATTTTCTTTTTTATTGGTAATTTCTCTAATTCTTCTTTTAATTTTGGCTCAAATCCAGGCTTTGTTGTTATTAAAGCAACGGGTTTCATAGATTTCCACTAAACTCTATAATATTTTTTGCTAATCTAACTTTGTCCTCTAATGTTTTCATAATTGTATTTGTTATTAAAACTTCACAAGGTAGTTCTTTAGCTAATTCTTTGTCAGTATTATCTACAACTAATATATCTACTATATCCTTATAAAATTCATAAACTCCTCTAATTGACACTTCATAACCTTTAACCTTCATCAACTTTCCCGCTGGTCCAGAGACAGCAGAATTTCCAACGATAGGAGAGACAACAACAACTTTTTTATCTTTCAATATTTCTCTAATGCCCTTTAAACTTAAAATAGGACCTATGGATGTTATTGGATTAGATGGGCCAATAATAACAAGGTCACTTTTTTCCAAAGATTCTAAAGATTTTTCGCAAGGTTTGGCATATAGACAATTTTCATAAATAACATCTAAGACATCAACATCTCCCTTCCTCTTAACCCAAAAGTCGTGAAATTTTAATAAATCTATTTTTCCATCAACATTGGCCAAAATTTTTGTCTCAACTCTATCGTCTGTCATAGGAATAACTTTTGCTTTAATTTTTAACGCCTCTCTTTCCATATCAACGATTTCAGAGAGTTTATAACCTCTTCTTATATAATAAGTTTTGTGCATTTTTAATGCCCTATCTTTGTCCCCAATTTTTAAAACTTCATCAAATCCCAAATTTTTAAGTTGTTCATGAGTATAGAATGTATCTCCTTTAACCCCATACCAAGTATCTTCGTTAATTAAATCAGCAAGTGTATATAGAACGGTATCAACATCTGGAGATAAATATAAATCTCCTATCCACGTATCTTCACCAGTATTAACAATAACAGATAATTTTTCATTATTAACAACTCTTTTTAAACCCTGTAATAGCTTTGGAGTTCCTGTTCCACCAGATAAGACAGTAATCACAATGACCACCTAATATAGTTAAACTTTATCTTATAGGAAATTTCCACTTCAATTTTGTAATTATTTTGTAAGATATTTTATCAGTTAAATAGTATTTGTTTATTTTAGATTTATTTTCTAATATTTCATCTATTATTTTTTTAATATTTTTTTTACCATTGTATTTTTTTGCTAACTCTTTCATTTTTAAGGCATTTCTTTTATATATCTTCATATTTCTTATATCAAAAATGGCCTCTTCCAATCTACACAATTCTTTATATGATAACGAGATTCCACAACATAGTTCATTAACTTTTTTAGCATTGTTACATTGCTCTGGATGATCTAAATCAGGAATAACTATTAATGGTTTTCCAAAAGATAAAGATTCCATTATTGTTGAATGACCTCCATGAGATATAACAAGTTCAGCATTTTTTATTAAATCTTTCATATTTGTTGTCATAGGAATTATCTCTACATTTTTATAATTGTAAGATGGCAAATTTAAGTCATTCTTTAACTTTTTAGCAACAGTGTAACTACCACAAACAAGTTTAACATTGAAATCATTTTTTAAAGCAATTTTTCCAAGTTCTTCAAGTATTTTGTATCTATACTCAAATCCTCCAATAACGCTAAGTATATAATCCTCATTTCCATCTTCAACATCGTATCTTATTAAAGGTCCAATAAACTCCATATTTTTTAAAATCTTTAAGTTGTATTCACATACAGTATATGGTGGAGGAAAATCAGGAACTATGAATTTTTCACATCTTCTATTTATCATATTTAATGCCTTCATTGTAGGATAAACTATTAAATCTGTCTTTAACTTTAATTTATATTTGGTATAATTTTGATTACTTATGCAAATAACGGGTTTTTTTAAAAGTTTTGCCGCAACAACTGTGCTATACTTACAATCAGAGATTATTAAATCTGGGTTGTATTCCTTTATAATTTCATATTCTCTTTTAATAGCCTTTTTTGGACTATATTCTTTGTTAAATATTGTTGATGTTATGTCAAATTTTCCATCTTTTCCTTTAAGTTTTATCTCTGGAAAAGTTTCAAAAACTTTAAAATTGTATTTTTCTATAAAATATTTACTTTTACCATAGGCAATATATGCAATTTCATAACTATCTTTTAAACTCTCCCCAATAGCTAAACATCTGGTTGTATGACCAAAACCTTCCCCACAAACTGAGATTAGAATTCTCATAATCTCCCCAAGAAGTTTTTTATAGTAATTTTTTACTCTCCTCTGTAAGTGTTAATTTATTAATTCTTCCTATTTTTTCTTTTTTTATTATTTTTCTATCTTCTAATTCAGATACAATTCTCGAAACTTTTGGTTTGCTCATTCCAGTAATTTCTACTAACTCTTTTTGTGTAATATTTCCATATTTTTTTATTAAATCAATGACTATTTTTTCTTCATCAGTTAAAAAATCCCATAAAACTCCTTTTTTTAGATTTTGATATTCTTCTACAACCTTATTTAATTCTTCTACTTTTTCTTTTAATTTTTTATTTTCACTTTCCAATTTTTGTATGTATTTATTTAAACTATCAATTTTTTCTTTATATTTTTTGTTTTCGTTGATAAGTTTTTCTAATTTACTGTTATATTCAGAAACCTTTTCATTTAAAATATTAATAATTTCATCTTTATTTAATAAATTTTTATATGTTTTATCTAATTTTTCTTCTAATTCTTTAATATTTCCCTTTAAATAAGATATTTCATCATCTTTTTTCTTTAACATTTTAGATAAATTGTTAATTATTTTTTCATAATCTTCTAAAATTTTCTTTTTAGAGATTTTTTCTCTAATAAACAATCCTCCTAATATTAATAATCCCAATGTTAAGAAAATGAAAATATTATTAAAAGAATTATTTCCACTTTCTATAATATTTTGATTAGGAAATTTAACAAATGTATATTTAATGGCTATTGTAAAGGTTATCTCCTTATTTAAATGAAGATTCCATATAATTATTTGATGTTTTCCATCAGTTGTTATTTTGTAACCTGATGGAGTTACAAATAAATTACCTTGATATGAAGAAATAACAGCACCTGGAGGTAAAATAACTTTTATAGTGGCATTCTTTGAAGAGATTGGAAAATTCATTATAAGTTGATTTATATTATTTTTTGTCCATACTGCATCAGTTACTAAGAACTTAAATGTTACATTTGCAGATTTTTTTGGAGGTATTGGTTTATTAAATTCTATGGTAACGGTAGTTACTCCTTCATTGTATAATGCAGTGTATCCACTGATACCATTTGAAGAGGACATCGTAAGATTCTTAACATTTTGTGGAATAGTAAAAGTAATACTACTAAGATTCTCATTTTTATCATTATAGACTAATAAGGTAATAGTTTCATTTACAGTATTATCCGGATTAACAATGCACTCTATATTAGTATTTTTAATTATATATCCTAAACATATATTTGCAAACAAAAGTAATAAAAATAAGGATATCAAAAGTTTTGTTTTAATATTTATCACCTTAATATTATAAATATTATTGATAGATAAACTACTACTCTGTTTATATAAACCTTATTTAATAAAATTTACTAAAAATTTTTGCTAAATAAATTTTTATTTAGAATATATTGAGGTTGAAAAAAATGATAGTAAAAGATTATAGAATATCTATAGCTATTCCTATAATTCTTTTAATATTATCAATATTGCTAATAAGTTTTAAAGGAATTCCTAAAAGTATTGATATAACAGGAGGTACAGAAATTATAATAAAAGTAAATAAAAACATTGACATAACTCCTTTAAAAAATTCTTTACATAACATTGCTCAAGTGGAAATATTAAAATCTGCAGATGGATATTACATTGTTGTAAGAGTAAGCGAGGATAAAGTAAATATAGCCAAAGAAAAAATTAAAGAATTTTTCCATGTTAATAGTTTAGAGAAATTAAATTATTCTGAAAAAACTGTTGGAGCTATATTAAGTTCCAAATTCTTTGAAGAAGGTTTTAAGGCAATTTTATTTGCCTTTATATTTATGGCTATAGCTGTTTATGTTGCATTTAGAAATCTTGTGGCAAGTGGTGTTATAATCCTCTCTGCACTTTCAGATTTAATTATGGCATTAGGTGGAATGAGTTTATTTAATATACAACTTTCATCAGCAACTATTGCGGCTTTATTAATGGTTATTGGTTATAGTGTAGATTCTAACATATTACTAACTACAAGAGTTTTAAAAAGATTATCAAAAGAGTTTGATGAGGTTGTAAAAGATGCTATGAAAACTGGATTGACTATGACTTTAACTACAATCAGTGCTATGACAGTTTTATTGATAGTTGTAAAACTTTTTATTCCAGTTGCTGAGATTTTATCAAACATTGCTACAGTTTTAATTTTAGCCTTAATTGCTGATATAATAAACACATGGTTTTTGAATGCTGGAATATTAAAATACTATATAACTCAATATAAAGGCAAAAATTAAAAATATTCTTTTTTTAAGATTTCTAAAAATTTTTTAATACCCTTTTCTATTCCACTTTTTTGCCTTTCTTTAACATTTTCAAAAGTTAATAAGTTTGCATAAACATCAGATGTAAATAAATATATATTATAATCTGTAACTATACAAATAGCCCCTCTTCCAATTCCAGCAGTAGTTCCAATACATATATTGGCATTTAATTTTTTCTTTAAACTGTTAGCCATTAACTTTGCCACTTCTAAATCTTTCTCTTCGCTGTATGCCTTTGCATATTTATAATTATAATCTGGCTCTGGAAGTTTTACATCTAACAATTTCTCAGCCCCATATATTGATGGAACAAACATAGATACTAAAACTTTAACATTTTTTATTAATCTTAAATCTTCATCAGAAAATAAATATTTATATTCAAAATTTTCATAGCCAGATGAAGCTTTGTGTATGGTTAAACCAATATTTGCATGAGTAAAACATTCAGCAGTAGCCACTGTAATCATATTATCACTTCGTGGTATTTATGGGAATTAAAGATTACTATGATAAATTGGCAAAAAACTATGATAAGTTATATAAAAACAAGTATATGAGAATTGTGGAAAAGGAAATTATAAAAAAAGAAATTAAGGATAATGATTTTGTTTTGGACATTGGCTGTGGAACTGGGGAGCAATTAAAAATTTTAAATAAAGCAATTGGTTTAGATATATCAATAGAAATGGCTAAAATAGCAAATAAAAAAACTAATAAACCAGTTGTTGTAGCAAATGCTGAATTTATACCCTTTAAAAATAAAAGTTTTGATAAAGTTATATCGTTTTTTGGAGCATTAAATCATTGTAATATAAAGAAAGTTTTTAAAGAGGTAAAGAGAGTTTTAAAGGATGATGGAGTTTTTATATTTACAGTGGCAAATATCTATGATATAAAATGGATATTAAAGAATATTATAAAAGGTAACTTTAAAAAAATAAGAAAATCATTAAAGAAAAGAAAAGGGACTATAATAAAAGTAGTTGATGGAGAAAAAATAAAAGTAAAAACAAGATTTTATGACTTCAAAGAAATTGAGGAACTCCTAAAAAAAGAAGGTTTTGAAATATTATACACCTTTGGAGCAAATATTACAAACTCTCCATTGGATATGTTTATTTATAAAA
Coding sequences:
- a CDS encoding THUMP domain-containing protein; translation: MKPVALITTKPGFEPKLKEELEKLPIKKKISWTPFRGILIAYSNNPYEFLNYIKENKDNLKFLLRLIPLKIECQTDIEEIKKNVSLLINEKKEFIKGKSFVVRCNRRGQHNFTSEELENIIGKYILDNFKNLKVDLKNWDFKVNIEILQDKTYISIFNNDFNEFVIKENIERLKKLKRYNERPLNRSERKILELMKIYPDIFENLNYVVDIGSSPGGWAKVLSKKAKIVYAIDSGELKVNAKNIIHIKKKAEYVDFKKEIDKNIDLITNDTNLYPEESILLTLKFAKYLKKDKYIIHTLKARKYRTIKEDLEKVISILNKYDNIKIYRIINLKANTKNELTIILKKI
- the cofD gene encoding 2-phospho-L-lactate transferase, with translation MVITVLSGGTGTPKLLQGLKRVVNNEKLSVIVNTGEDTWIGDLYLSPDVDTVLYTLADLINEDTWYGVKGDTFYTHEQLKNLGFDEVLKIGDKDRALKMHKTYYIRRGYKLSEIVDMEREALKIKAKVIPMTDDRVETKILANVDGKIDLLKFHDFWVKRKGDVDVLDVIYENCLYAKPCEKSLESLEKSDLVIIGPSNPITSIGPILSLKGIREILKDKKVVVVSPIVGNSAVSGPAGKLMKVKGYEVSIRGVYEFYKDIVDILVVDNTDKELAKELPCEVLITNTIMKTLEDKVRLAKNIIEFSGNL
- a CDS encoding MJ1255/VC2487 family glycosyltransferase; this encodes MRILISVCGEGFGHTTRCLAIGESLKDSYEIAYIAYGKSKYFIEKYNFKVFETFPEIKLKGKDGKFDITSTIFNKEYSPKKAIKREYEIIKEYNPDLIISDCKYSTVVAAKLLKKPVICISNQNYTKYKLKLKTDLIVYPTMKALNMINRRCEKFIVPDFPPPYTVCEYNLKILKNMEFIGPLIRYDVEDGNEDYILSVIGGFEYRYKILEELGKIALKNDFNVKLVCGSYTVAKKLKNDLNLPSYNYKNVEIIPMTTNMKDLIKNAELVISHGGHSTIMESLSFGKPLIVIPDLDHPEQCNNAKKVNELCCGISLSYKELCRLEEAIFDIRNMKIYKRNALKMKELAKKYNGKKNIKKIIDEILENKSKINKYYLTDKISYKIITKLKWKFPIR
- a CDS encoding MarR family transcriptional regulator gives rise to the protein MFANICLGYIIKNTNIECIVNPDNTVNETITLLVYNDKNENLSSITFTIPQNVKNLTMSSSNGISGYTALYNEGVTTVTIEFNKPIPPKKSANVTFKFLVTDAVWTKNNINQLIMNFPISSKNATIKVILPPGAVISSYQGNLFVTPSGYKITTDGKHQIIIWNLHLNKEITFTIAIKYTFVKFPNQNIIESGNNSFNNIFIFLTLGLLILGGLFIREKISKKKILEDYEKIINNLSKMLKKKDDEISYLKGNIKELEEKLDKTYKNLLNKDEIINILNEKVSEYNSKLEKLINENKKYKEKIDSLNKYIQKLESENKKLKEKVEELNKVVEEYQNLKKGVLWDFLTDEEKIVIDLIKKYGNITQKELVEITGMSKPKVSRIVSELEDRKIIKKEKIGRINKLTLTEESKKLL
- a CDS encoding protein translocase subunit SecF; this translates as MVKDYRISIAIPIILLILSILLISFKGIPKSIDITGGTEIIIKVNKNIDITPLKNSLHNIAQVEILKSADGYYIVVRVSEDKVNIAKEKIKEFFHVNSLEKLNYSEKTVGAILSSKFFEEGFKAILFAFIFMAIAVYVAFRNLVASGVIILSALSDLIMALGGMSLFNIQLSSATIAALLMVIGYSVDSNILLTTRVLKRLSKEFDEVVKDAMKTGLTMTLTTISAMTVLLIVVKLFIPVAEILSNIATVLILALIADIINTWFLNAGILKYYITQYKGKN
- a CDS encoding UPF0254 family protein, which gives rise to MITVATAECFTHANIGLTIHKASSGYENFEYKYLFSDEDLRLIKNVKVLVSMFVPSIYGAEKLLDVKLPEPDYNYKYAKAYSEEKDLEVAKLMANSLKKKLNANICIGTTAGIGRGAICIVTDYNIYLFTSDVYANLLTFENVKERQKSGIEKGIKKFLEILKKEYF
- a CDS encoding class I SAM-dependent methyltransferase, giving the protein MGIKDYYDKLAKNYDKLYKNKYMRIVEKEIIKKEIKDNDFVLDIGCGTGEQLKILNKAIGLDISIEMAKIANKKTNKPVVVANAEFIPFKNKSFDKVISFFGALNHCNIKKVFKEVKRVLKDDGVFIFTVANIYDIKWILKNIIKGNFKKIRKSLKKRKGTIIKVVDGEKIKVKTRFYDFKEIEELLKKEGFEILYTFGANITNSPLDMFIYKSSLKNFASYIGFVVKKKNKR